One window of Rhizobium leguminosarum genomic DNA carries:
- a CDS encoding M20 aminoacylase family protein, producing the protein MSIPARIRDDLPFLTALRRDLHAHPELGFEEERTAAIVARLLEEAGIIVHRGLAGTGVVGTLQVGNGTHRIGLRADMDALAMPEMAERPHKSTVPGKMHACGHDGHTAMLLGAARHLAATRSFSGTVHFIFQPAEEGRGGARRMVEKGLFKLFPCDAVFGLHNLPGLALDEIAVVEGPQLASSDSWRITFRGIGTHGAKPHLGRDPITATGTFLSSLQTIVGRVVDPLQPAVVSACFLQAGDPKALNVIPDIVEIGGTARAYSPEVRDQLENEIGRLAHGTAAMYAVAVDYVFERRIPPVINDANATARALAAAGSVFGGKVRTSFPPSTAGDDFAFFAQNAPGCYVWLGNGPAVDGALHHNTAYDFNDGALGYGAAYWVALVERELRI; encoded by the coding sequence ATGAGCATTCCCGCGCGGATCAGAGACGATCTGCCATTCCTCACCGCCCTGCGCCGCGATCTGCATGCCCATCCCGAACTCGGTTTCGAGGAGGAGCGCACCGCCGCCATCGTCGCGAGACTTCTCGAGGAGGCTGGCATCATCGTGCATCGCGGGCTGGCCGGTACCGGTGTGGTCGGCACGTTGCAGGTCGGCAACGGCACGCACCGGATCGGGCTCAGGGCCGACATGGATGCGCTCGCCATGCCTGAGATGGCGGAGCGGCCCCATAAATCGACGGTACCTGGCAAGATGCATGCCTGCGGCCATGACGGTCATACGGCGATGCTCCTCGGTGCCGCGCGGCATCTTGCGGCGACGCGAAGTTTCTCTGGCACGGTGCATTTCATCTTCCAGCCGGCCGAAGAAGGGCGAGGCGGGGCAAGGCGCATGGTCGAGAAGGGGCTGTTCAAACTTTTCCCCTGCGACGCCGTCTTCGGGCTGCACAATCTGCCTGGGCTTGCGCTCGATGAGATCGCCGTGGTCGAAGGACCGCAACTTGCTTCTTCGGACAGCTGGCGCATTACTTTTCGCGGCATCGGCACGCACGGCGCCAAGCCGCATCTCGGCCGCGATCCGATCACGGCCACCGGCACCTTCCTGTCATCGCTGCAGACCATCGTCGGACGGGTGGTCGATCCGCTGCAGCCGGCCGTCGTCAGCGCGTGTTTCCTGCAGGCCGGTGACCCGAAGGCGCTGAATGTCATTCCCGATATCGTGGAGATAGGCGGGACGGCGCGGGCCTATTCGCCCGAGGTGCGCGACCAGTTGGAGAACGAGATCGGTCGGTTGGCACATGGCACTGCGGCTATGTATGCAGTTGCCGTCGACTACGTATTCGAGCGGCGGATTCCGCCTGTTATCAACGATGCGAATGCAACCGCGCGGGCGCTCGCCGCGGCCGGCTCGGTGTTCGGCGGGAAGGTGCGGACAAGCTTTCCGCCGTCGACGGCAGGTGATGACTTCGCCTTCTTCGCACAGAATGCGCCCGGCTGTTACGTCTGGCTCGGCAACGGTCCGGCGGTGGATGGGGCGCTGCATCACAACACCGCCTATGATTTCAACGATGGGGCGCTTGGATATGGGGCGGCTTACTGGGTGGCGTTAGTGGAGCGGGAGTTGAGGATTTAA
- a CDS encoding adenine deaminase: protein MNAIPRQEPGDLNDPALRARAVAAARGNAPFDMLITGGRLLDAVTGLIRDADIGLVGALIASVHTPASRTDAVEIIDAAGGILTPGLIDTHMHVESSMVTPAEYASAVLARGVTTVVWDPHEFANVHGLDGVRWAIEAARCLPLRMILLAPSCVPSAPGLEFAGADFDATVIAEMLRSSTVGGVAEVMNMRGVIDGDPRMVAIVNAGLASGKLVCGHARGLEGADLNAFMASGITSDHELTSGADLAAKLAAGLTIELRGSHDHLLQEFVEVLNGLGHLPPTVTLCTDDVFPDELYESGGLDDVARRLVRYGMKPEWAIRAATFNAAQRLKRSDLGLIAPGRRADIVLFEDLEQFQARLVISGGRVVARNGDMQVDIQQLDTTPLENSVKLPQLGENDFRIPSRGERVRVATIDRPRFTQWGEAETEVRDGFVVPPAGSAMIAVAHRHGRADGTPRIGFLTGWGEWRGAFCTTVSHDSHNLTVFGGNARDMALAANAVISAGGGMAVAKDGKIEALLPLSLSGLVTGASLKDTASAFAGIRKAMEKIVDWKPPYRVFKACFGATLACNVGPHQTDRGIADVVKGEVLESPVLEVL from the coding sequence ATGAACGCCATCCCTCGCCAGGAACCCGGCGATCTCAACGATCCCGCCTTGCGCGCCCGCGCCGTCGCCGCCGCGCGTGGCAATGCCCCCTTCGACATGCTGATCACCGGCGGCCGGCTGCTCGACGCGGTGACCGGCCTGATCAGGGACGCCGATATCGGCCTCGTCGGCGCGCTGATTGCGAGCGTCCACACGCCGGCAAGCCGCACGGATGCGGTCGAGATCATCGACGCGGCGGGCGGCATCCTGACGCCCGGTCTGATCGACACCCACATGCATGTCGAGAGTTCGATGGTGACACCCGCCGAATATGCGAGCGCCGTGCTCGCGCGAGGCGTCACCACGGTCGTTTGGGATCCGCATGAATTCGCCAACGTCCATGGCCTTGACGGCGTGCGCTGGGCGATCGAGGCGGCCCGCTGCCTGCCGCTGCGCATGATCCTGCTTGCCCCCTCCTGCGTGCCGTCAGCGCCCGGCCTGGAATTTGCCGGCGCCGATTTCGATGCTACCGTCATCGCCGAGATGCTGCGCTCCTCCACCGTCGGCGGCGTTGCCGAGGTGATGAATATGCGTGGCGTCATCGACGGCGATCCGCGCATGGTGGCCATCGTCAATGCCGGCCTTGCCTCCGGCAAGCTCGTCTGCGGCCATGCCCGTGGCCTCGAAGGCGCGGACCTCAACGCCTTCATGGCATCGGGCATCACTTCCGACCACGAACTCACCTCCGGCGCCGATCTCGCGGCCAAGCTTGCCGCCGGCCTGACGATCGAGCTGCGCGGGTCGCACGACCATCTGCTGCAGGAATTCGTCGAGGTGCTGAATGGTCTCGGTCACCTGCCCCCGACCGTGACACTCTGCACCGACGACGTCTTTCCCGATGAACTTTACGAAAGCGGCGGCCTCGACGACGTCGCCCGCCGGCTGGTGCGCTACGGAATGAAGCCGGAGTGGGCAATCCGTGCCGCAACCTTCAACGCCGCACAGCGGCTGAAGCGATCCGATCTCGGCCTCATCGCCCCCGGCCGCCGCGCCGACATCGTACTCTTCGAGGACCTCGAGCAATTTCAGGCCCGGCTGGTCATCTCGGGCGGCCGTGTCGTCGCCCGCAACGGCGACATGCAGGTTGATATCCAGCAGCTCGATACGACGCCGCTGGAAAATTCGGTGAAACTTCCGCAACTCGGCGAGAATGATTTCCGCATTCCATCCAGAGGCGAGCGCGTCCGCGTCGCCACCATCGACCGCCCGCGCTTCACGCAATGGGGGGAGGCGGAGACAGAGGTCAGGGATGGATTCGTCGTGCCACCGGCCGGCAGCGCCATGATCGCGGTCGCCCATCGCCACGGCAGGGCCGACGGCACCCCGCGCATCGGCTTCCTCACCGGCTGGGGCGAATGGCGCGGCGCCTTTTGCACCACCGTCTCGCACGATAGCCACAACCTTACCGTCTTCGGCGGCAATGCGCGCGACATGGCGCTTGCCGCCAACGCCGTCATCTCAGCCGGCGGCGGCATGGCGGTCGCCAAAGACGGAAAGATCGAGGCGCTCCTGCCGCTGTCGCTCTCCGGCCTGGTGACCGGCGCATCGCTGAAGGACACCGCTTCGGCTTTCGCCGGCATCCGCAAAGCCATGGAAAAGATCGTCGACTGGAAGCCGCCCTATCGGGTCTTCAAGGCCTGCTTCGGCGCTACACTCGCCTGCAATGTCGGCCCGCACCAGACGGACCGGGGAATTGCCGATGTGGTGAAGGGCGAGGTGCTGGAAAGTCCGGTGCTGGAGGTTTTGTAG
- a CDS encoding nucleoside hydrolase — MGVWIDTDMGFDDIAAILVVGQSELDIDGVSLVFGNTPLPQVKTNAAGAASAFGWKFPIHTGRAMPVLGKLETAQAILGETGIRTIGRGLPQAPALAESDAFAALCRWLEGQGQHRILALGPLTNIAAVALARPDLAARISELVWMGGGVTSGNHTASAEFNALADPEALSIVIAHGLPLRMVDLDLCRKVLARPEDAEPVRNAGGTNAELIADIFAGYIRIGTSRGRPGMAIYDPTAAVAFVAPDVVSFRPARIDVELQGALTRGRTVVETRATHAAFNAQFAADIDADRARVIILAALVNEARK, encoded by the coding sequence ATGGGCGTCTGGATCGACACCGACATGGGCTTCGACGACATCGCCGCCATTCTGGTGGTGGGTCAATCGGAATTAGACATCGACGGCGTATCGCTGGTTTTCGGCAATACGCCACTGCCGCAGGTGAAAACGAATGCCGCCGGCGCTGCCAGTGCCTTCGGCTGGAAATTCCCCATCCACACCGGTCGCGCCATGCCCGTTCTCGGCAAGCTCGAAACCGCTCAGGCGATCCTCGGCGAAACCGGCATACGGACCATCGGCAGGGGCCTGCCGCAGGCGCCCGCCCTTGCCGAAAGCGATGCCTTCGCAGCGCTTTGCCGCTGGCTGGAAGGCCAGGGCCAGCACCGTATCCTGGCACTCGGCCCGCTCACCAATATCGCCGCCGTGGCGCTCGCCCGCCCCGATCTTGCCGCCCGCATCAGCGAACTCGTGTGGATGGGCGGCGGCGTCACCTCAGGCAACCATACGGCGTCCGCCGAGTTCAACGCGCTCGCTGATCCCGAGGCACTGTCGATCGTCATCGCCCATGGCCTGCCGCTGCGCATGGTCGATCTCGACCTCTGCCGGAAGGTGCTGGCAAGGCCCGAGGATGCCGAACCGGTGCGCAATGCCGGCGGCACCAATGCGGAGCTGATTGCGGACATATTTGCGGGCTATATCCGCATCGGCACCAGCCGCGGCCGCCCGGGCATGGCGATCTACGATCCCACAGCCGCCGTCGCCTTCGTCGCTCCGGATGTCGTCAGTTTCCGGCCCGCCCGTATCGACGTCGAGCTGCAGGGCGCCCTGACCCGTGGCCGCACCGTCGTCGAGACCCGCGCTACGCATGCAGCCTTCAATGCCCAATTTGCCGCCGACATCGATGCCGATAGGGCGCGTGTCATCATTCTTGCAGCCCTGGTCAACGAGGCCCGCAAATGA
- a CDS encoding ABC transporter ATP-binding protein: protein MSDAYLQLDKLTLAYGDTVAVGNLDLSIGKGELVALLGPSGCGKTTTMRAIAGLLTPASGRISLDGADITRVSANKRAVGLVFQSYALFPHLTVYENVAFGLRLKGISGADLDARVGSGLKSVGLSAFAGRKPAELSGGQQQRVALARSMVMEPKVLLLDEPLSNLDARLRLEMRAELQRVQKETGVTMIFVTHDQVEALALADRIVVMLNGGIEQIGTPEEIYNNPASAFVADFVGFENVFALKDGKLVTTNGPIALSGPAPQAAAGLAWRPRKVILGSGTFQGTVRGTSFAGNTREYLLDTALGPIKAEIDAGLQPHEIGSALAFDLPVAGAASLKRFG, encoded by the coding sequence ATGTCTGATGCCTATCTTCAACTCGACAAGCTGACGCTTGCCTATGGCGACACGGTTGCGGTCGGCAATCTCGACCTTTCGATCGGCAAGGGTGAGCTCGTTGCGCTTCTCGGCCCCTCAGGCTGCGGCAAGACGACGACCATGCGGGCCATCGCCGGCCTGCTGACGCCCGCCTCCGGCCGTATCAGCCTCGATGGAGCCGATATCACCCGCGTCTCCGCCAACAAGCGCGCCGTCGGGCTCGTCTTCCAGTCCTACGCGCTTTTCCCGCATCTGACGGTTTATGAGAACGTCGCCTTCGGCTTGCGCCTCAAGGGGATTTCGGGTGCCGATCTCGACGCCCGCGTCGGCTCCGGCCTGAAATCGGTCGGCCTGTCGGCTTTCGCCGGCCGCAAGCCCGCCGAACTCTCCGGCGGCCAGCAGCAGCGGGTGGCCCTCGCTCGCTCGATGGTGATGGAGCCGAAAGTTCTGCTGCTCGACGAGCCGCTTTCCAATCTCGACGCCCGCCTTCGCCTCGAGATGCGCGCCGAATTGCAGCGGGTGCAGAAGGAGACCGGCGTCACCATGATCTTCGTCACCCACGACCAGGTGGAGGCCTTGGCGCTTGCCGACCGCATCGTCGTGATGTTGAACGGGGGCATTGAACAAATCGGCACGCCGGAAGAGATCTACAACAATCCGGCCTCCGCCTTCGTCGCCGATTTCGTCGGCTTCGAGAATGTCTTCGCGCTGAAGGACGGAAAGCTTGTGACGACGAACGGCCCGATCGCCCTTTCCGGCCCCGCACCGCAAGCTGCGGCGGGCCTCGCCTGGCGTCCGCGCAAGGTGATCCTTGGCTCCGGCACTTTTCAGGGCACCGTGCGCGGCACGTCTTTCGCAGGCAACACACGCGAATATCTCCTCGATACCGCGCTCGGCCCGATCAAGGCCGAGATTGATGCCGGTCTGCAGCCGCATGAGATCGGAAGTGCGCTCGCCTTCGACCTGCCGGTTGCCGGCGCGGCCAGCCTCAAGCGGTTTGGGTGA
- a CDS encoding ABC transporter permease has product MTLRLFSPIVLFLLLVFLIGPFLIIIAASLSAGDTLAFPPQGLSLRWVVKVFTIESFRDSFAMSMFLAVFGTLAALVLGIPAAYALSRYRLPAAETIRTIVSLPIIVPGIIVGLALLRYLVVPFGFDITLALFFAHTALVLPYAVRVVSASLDNLRSDIEEAAVLLGSSRLGAFFRVVMPNIRGGILAAFILGFVTSFNQVPVSLFLSGPGVRTLPIDMLGYMETTYDPSIAALSALLAFLSMGIVFLAERFLGFSRYV; this is encoded by the coding sequence ATGACCTTGCGCCTGTTTTCGCCGATCGTGCTTTTCCTGCTGCTGGTCTTCCTGATCGGTCCGTTCCTAATCATCATTGCCGCTTCGTTGTCGGCGGGCGACACGCTGGCCTTTCCCCCACAAGGCCTGTCGCTGCGTTGGGTCGTGAAGGTGTTCACCATCGAGAGTTTCCGCGACAGCTTCGCCATGTCGATGTTCCTCGCCGTCTTCGGAACGCTAGCAGCCCTCGTCCTCGGCATTCCCGCCGCCTACGCCCTTTCCCGCTACCGGCTGCCCGCAGCGGAGACCATCCGCACCATCGTCTCGCTGCCGATCATCGTGCCGGGCATCATCGTCGGCCTGGCGCTGCTGCGTTATCTCGTCGTGCCTTTCGGTTTCGATATCACACTGGCACTCTTCTTCGCCCATACGGCCCTCGTACTGCCCTATGCCGTGCGCGTCGTCTCGGCAAGCCTCGACAATCTGCGCTCGGACATCGAAGAGGCCGCCGTCCTGCTGGGCTCCTCCAGACTCGGCGCCTTTTTCCGCGTAGTAATGCCGAATATTCGCGGCGGCATCCTCGCCGCCTTCATCCTCGGCTTCGTCACCAGCTTCAACCAGGTGCCCGTCTCGCTCTTCCTCTCCGGTCCCGGCGTCCGCACGTTGCCGATCGACATGCTGGGTTACATGGAAACCACCTACGACCCGTCCATCGCGGCGCTTTCCGCCCTCCTTGCCTTTCTCTCGATGGGCATCGTCTTCCTCGCCGAACGTTTCCTGGGATTCTCGCGCTATGTCTGA
- a CDS encoding ABC transporter permease: MFQNRAEALVLALPAAVFATLVFLLPVAILLSEGYHAEGGWSLSAYAGFFSETLNRTVFLRSFRLGLEVTAVSAVIGYAAAFAIVNLPPNGKGRMIGLVTLPLMISPVARTYAWIVILGRTGIVNQAITSLGLSAEPLRLLFTETAVFIGLLQLFLPLMILSLISALENMPKDAIPAARVLGANWFQVFSKVVLPLTREGLVVGGTLVFTGSLTAYITPAVLGGSKVLMLETLLYQQVSVANDFVSASVIAFILIIMSFAANILLKRLATARNRR, encoded by the coding sequence ATGTTCCAGAACCGCGCAGAAGCCCTGGTGCTTGCACTGCCGGCAGCCGTCTTTGCGACCCTGGTCTTCCTGCTGCCTGTCGCGATCCTGCTGTCGGAGGGCTACCATGCCGAGGGCGGCTGGTCGCTGTCGGCCTATGCCGGTTTCTTCTCCGAGACGCTGAACCGCACCGTTTTCCTCCGCAGTTTCCGGCTCGGCCTCGAAGTCACCGCTGTCTCGGCGGTCATCGGTTATGCCGCAGCCTTCGCCATCGTCAACCTGCCACCGAATGGCAAGGGCCGCATGATCGGCCTAGTCACCCTGCCGCTGATGATCTCTCCGGTGGCGCGCACCTATGCCTGGATCGTCATTCTCGGCCGCACCGGCATCGTCAACCAGGCGATAACGAGCCTGGGCCTCAGCGCCGAGCCGCTGCGGCTGCTGTTCACCGAGACCGCGGTCTTCATCGGCCTCCTACAGCTCTTTCTGCCGCTGATGATCCTTTCCTTAATCAGTGCGCTCGAAAACATGCCGAAGGATGCGATTCCCGCCGCCCGCGTGCTTGGCGCCAACTGGTTCCAGGTCTTCTCGAAGGTGGTCCTGCCGCTGACCAGGGAAGGCCTCGTCGTCGGCGGCACACTTGTCTTCACCGGATCGCTGACCGCCTACATCACCCCTGCCGTGCTTGGCGGCTCCAAGGTGCTGATGCTGGAAACGCTGCTCTATCAGCAGGTTTCCGTCGCCAATGATTTCGTCTCGGCAAGCGTCATCGCTTTCATTCTGATCATCATGAGCTTTGCGGCCAACATCCTGCTGAAACGTCTCGCGACGGCGAGGAACCGCCGATGA
- a CDS encoding ABC transporter substrate-binding protein — protein sequence MKKALIATAALAALSPLGAAAADRTLTISVYAFAQDDFKTLVYDPFEAKCGCKLVVETGNSVERLAKLEANKANPVIDLAAVSMADALAASRAGLIDKIDTAKLASFAKLYDIAKNPNGDGMSVGYTFYATSIAYRSDKMKIDSWADLLKPEYVGHVAFPNVTTNQGPPALYMLGLALGKDTPDLKGPIEALGEKKDEIVTFYEKSSQLVQLMQQEEIWAAPIGRFSWAGFTKLDVPVAWATPKEGQTGGMNVLVLTKGSKNQDLALQFMDFWLSTDIQTKLAEKLIDSPANREVKLPEAAANNLTYGEETAKSLKLIPSAVALDNRAGWLKTWNEKVGQ from the coding sequence ATGAAAAAAGCTCTCATTGCCACGGCAGCACTCGCCGCCCTGTCTCCGCTCGGAGCGGCCGCAGCGGACCGCACGCTGACCATTTCCGTCTATGCCTTTGCACAGGACGATTTCAAGACGCTGGTCTACGATCCCTTCGAAGCCAAATGCGGCTGCAAGCTGGTGGTCGAAACCGGCAACAGCGTCGAGCGCCTGGCCAAGCTGGAAGCCAACAAAGCCAATCCCGTCATAGATCTCGCCGCCGTTTCCATGGCCGATGCGCTGGCCGCCTCGCGCGCCGGCCTGATCGACAAGATCGATACCGCCAAGCTCGCCAGCTTCGCCAAGCTCTACGACATTGCCAAGAATCCGAACGGCGACGGCATGAGCGTCGGCTATACTTTCTATGCCACCTCGATCGCCTATCGGTCCGACAAGATGAAGATCGATTCCTGGGCCGATCTCCTGAAGCCGGAATATGTCGGCCACGTCGCCTTTCCGAACGTGACCACCAATCAGGGCCCGCCGGCCCTCTACATGCTGGGCTTGGCGCTTGGAAAGGATACGCCCGATCTGAAGGGACCGATCGAGGCGCTGGGCGAAAAGAAGGACGAGATCGTCACCTTCTATGAAAAATCCTCGCAACTGGTGCAGCTGATGCAGCAAGAGGAGATCTGGGCAGCGCCGATCGGCCGTTTCTCCTGGGCCGGCTTCACCAAGCTCGACGTGCCGGTGGCCTGGGCGACGCCCAAGGAGGGCCAGACCGGTGGCATGAACGTACTGGTGCTGACCAAGGGTTCGAAGAACCAGGATCTCGCTTTGCAGTTCATGGACTTCTGGCTCTCGACCGACATCCAGACCAAGCTCGCCGAAAAGCTGATCGACAGCCCTGCCAACCGCGAGGTCAAGCTTCCCGAGGCAGCAGCCAACAACCTCACCTATGGCGAGGAAACCGCCAAGAGCCTCAAGCTGATCCCCTCCGCCGTCGCTCTCGACAACCGCGCTGGCTGGCTGAAGACATGGAACGAAAAGGTCGGGCAATAA
- a CDS encoding LacI family DNA-binding transcriptional regulator — protein sequence MASSRSGPNLSRIATSLGVSVATVSNALSGKGRVSGQLVERIREHAAELGYVPSQAGRALRTGRSGVLGLVLPDIANPLFPKIAQAIEFAASAAGYGVLIADSRGDVTAQTEAINRLVERGVDGMVIIPRRATRISAAACPVAVIDTASTPGNTVAADHWQGGCEIAGHLASLGHRRILIIGNNQESTVQNDRADGIRSGMRPGMHSETLWIERLEQDGGSGCPLGLAEKVRQGFTAFAALSDLQALRALTELQQAGVSIPADVSVTGFDDLIWSPVVTPSLTTIRMDMDAIAGIAVSALVDTIRTSSIRQGMLVTAEIDRVAMQLIVRQSSGPAHPGPKTSEMENT from the coding sequence ATGGCTTCATCGCGTTCGGGACCGAACCTCAGCAGGATAGCGACGTCGCTCGGCGTTTCCGTCGCCACGGTTTCCAATGCGTTATCCGGCAAGGGTCGGGTATCCGGCCAATTGGTTGAAAGGATCCGCGAGCATGCGGCCGAACTCGGTTATGTTCCGAGCCAGGCCGGGCGAGCGTTGCGGACCGGCCGCAGCGGCGTTCTCGGCCTGGTGCTCCCCGATATCGCAAATCCGCTGTTCCCAAAGATTGCCCAGGCGATCGAATTCGCCGCATCCGCCGCCGGTTACGGCGTGCTGATCGCCGATTCCCGCGGCGATGTCACCGCGCAGACCGAGGCGATCAATCGGCTGGTCGAGCGCGGCGTCGACGGCATGGTCATCATTCCCCGCCGCGCCACTCGCATTTCCGCCGCCGCCTGTCCGGTCGCCGTTATCGACACCGCTTCGACGCCAGGTAATACGGTTGCCGCCGACCACTGGCAGGGCGGGTGCGAAATCGCCGGCCATCTCGCCAGCCTCGGCCATCGCCGCATCCTCATCATCGGCAATAATCAGGAATCCACCGTCCAGAATGACCGCGCCGACGGCATCCGCTCCGGCATGCGCCCGGGCATGCATTCGGAAACACTGTGGATAGAGAGACTGGAGCAGGATGGCGGCAGCGGCTGCCCGCTCGGTCTCGCCGAAAAAGTCAGGCAGGGGTTCACGGCCTTCGCAGCCCTCTCCGACCTGCAGGCGCTGCGCGCACTGACGGAGCTGCAGCAGGCCGGCGTCAGCATTCCGGCCGATGTCAGCGTCACCGGCTTCGACGACCTCATTTGGTCGCCGGTCGTCACGCCGTCGCTGACGACTATTCGAATGGACATGGACGCTATTGCCGGCATTGCCGTGTCAGCGCTGGTGGATACCATAAGAACGAGCAGCATCCGGCAAGGCATGCTGGTTACCGCCGAGATCGATCGCGTCGCCATGCAGCTGATCGTCCGCCAATCATCCGGGCCTGCGCACCCGGGACCAAAAACCTCAGAGATGGAGAACACGTAA
- a CDS encoding efflux transporter outer membrane subunit produces MVSLRFATPALLLLLSGCVVGPDHVPPEMPLPAKFGEGNTKSDGDGTTVAWWNAFNDRKLDGYVQSGLDQNLSIQQAIERINAASANVTVAGAGGLPNLTVGASHTVSGQRGELRTQFDTRNTSGGDAQLSWLLDIFGLYKRSTEGALASLDSAYASADVAKLTLVQDMVSSYIDVRFFQQRLALSKANLKSRQETYELTKFQLEAGAASRLDVVQAEGLVQSTLAEIPGLETNIRISAHHIATLLGLPASALVDELLRGAGQPVFHGSITSGIPADLIRNRPDIRVAERDLAAATANIGVAQAQLYPSISLSGSISPAYINQRGVHGGLTPWSFGPTLNLPILDGGRLRANVKSAQSDAATAYLNWKSTVLTAIEQVENALSAVRRDARTVSALQAQVKTTQETLELSTASYKDGASSLLDVLDAQRQVSLAQASLAAAVQQMAKDYVSLNVAVGGGFAPGGKTTVANTTVVVKPAKT; encoded by the coding sequence ATGGTATCTCTTCGTTTTGCCACACCGGCATTATTGTTATTGTTGTCGGGCTGCGTTGTTGGCCCGGATCATGTTCCTCCTGAGATGCCACTGCCCGCCAAATTCGGAGAGGGCAACACCAAGAGCGATGGCGACGGAACCACCGTGGCCTGGTGGAATGCCTTCAACGACCGCAAGCTGGACGGCTATGTCCAGAGCGGCCTCGACCAGAACCTGTCAATCCAGCAGGCGATCGAACGCATCAATGCGGCTTCCGCCAACGTTACCGTAGCAGGAGCCGGCGGCTTGCCAAACCTGACGGTCGGCGCCTCGCACACGGTCAGCGGCCAGAGGGGTGAGCTGCGCACGCAGTTTGACACACGCAACACCAGCGGCGGCGATGCACAGCTGAGCTGGCTGCTCGACATCTTCGGCCTCTACAAGCGCAGCACGGAAGGCGCTCTCGCTTCGCTCGATTCCGCTTACGCATCCGCGGACGTTGCCAAGCTCACTCTCGTGCAGGACATGGTCTCGAGTTATATCGACGTCCGCTTTTTCCAGCAGCGCCTGGCGCTTTCCAAGGCCAACCTGAAGTCTCGCCAGGAGACCTACGAACTGACCAAATTCCAGCTTGAAGCTGGTGCCGCCTCGCGTCTCGACGTCGTCCAGGCCGAAGGCTTGGTACAGTCGACGCTCGCCGAAATTCCCGGCCTCGAAACCAATATCCGCATTTCCGCCCATCACATCGCCACGTTGCTCGGCCTGCCTGCTTCGGCTCTCGTCGATGAACTGCTGAGGGGCGCCGGTCAGCCGGTGTTCCACGGCAGTATCACCTCCGGCATCCCGGCCGATCTGATCCGCAACCGGCCTGATATCCGCGTAGCGGAACGTGACCTCGCTGCCGCAACGGCCAATATCGGTGTTGCCCAGGCGCAGCTTTATCCAAGCATCTCGCTCAGCGGCTCGATTTCGCCAGCCTATATCAATCAGCGCGGCGTCCATGGCGGCCTGACGCCCTGGTCCTTCGGCCCGACCCTCAACCTGCCGATCCTCGATGGTGGCCGCCTGCGCGCCAACGTCAAGTCGGCACAGTCGGATGCTGCTACGGCCTACCTCAACTGGAAATCGACCGTGTTGACCGCGATCGAACAGGTCGAGAACGCGCTTTCGGCCGTCCGGCGTGACGCCCGCACGGTCTCGGCACTCCAGGCTCAGGTAAAGACCACGCAGGAGACACTCGAACTGTCGACAGCATCCTACAAGGACGGCGCTTCGTCGCTGCTCGACGTTCTCGACGCCCAGCGCCAGGTTTCGCTTGCCCAAGCAAGCCTTGCCGCAGCCGTCCAGCAGATGGCCAAGGACTATGTCTCGCTGAACGTCGCGGTCGGCGGCGGCTTTGCCCCCGGCGGCAAGACGACCGTAGCCAACACCACTGTCGTGGTGAAGCCCGCCAAGACCTGA